A stretch of the Vulcanisaeta souniana JCM 11219 genome encodes the following:
- a CDS encoding TQO small subunit DoxD, with translation MTEIVKYMEKTVEVSSVERFLPILRVTLGWMYFSAFLRRTVNVPAKLNPSSTAYVGGKLITFLPHAWQPVVGQLEWVLLHPHLLYIFLLFFTAVEGIFGLLMILGFMTRLSGLVITILAWSIGAAGGWLGPTCVDEWQIAAVEGAAALMFMFTGSRWLSIDQYLAKKYPRGLRIWSVYVPLW, from the coding sequence ATGACAGAAATAGTCAAATATATGGAAAAGACTGTGGAGGTATCTAGTGTTGAGAGGTTCTTGCCTATACTGAGGGTTACGTTGGGTTGGATGTACTTCTCTGCGTTCCTGAGGAGAACTGTTAATGTGCCTGCAAAGCTTAACCCATCATCCACTGCGTATGTTGGTGGTAAGTTGATAACGTTCTTGCCACATGCGTGGCAACCTGTTGTTGGGCAGCTTGAGTGGGTATTGCTACATCCGCACCTGCTTTACATATTCCTACTCTTCTTCACGGCTGTCGAGGGGATATTTGGCTTATTAATGATTCTTGGCTTCATGACGAGGCTCTCCGGGCTCGTAATAACCATACTAGCCTGGAGCATTGGGGCTGCTGGTGGTTGGTTGGGGCCAACGTGTGTTGATGAGTGGCAGATCGCGGCTGTTGAGGGTGCTGCCGCGTTGATGTTCATGTTTACAGGTAGTAGGTGGTTATCAATTGATCAGTACCTGGCTAAGAAGTATCCAAGGGGCTTAAGGATATGGAGTGTGTACGTACCACTATGGTGA
- a CDS encoding TQO small subunit DoxA domain-containing protein: MDRTTALALLGFIIATGVTMGLYQINFQGFTHLTNYSKTPAYSLAGTQLLENGTLILHITRVAGPDTYGGFIVLVQVLYPNGTIAYEWNSTYLGHIPQYDIINEYDLPGHLVHSDGFALVVPLGQSAIVKLYAPTTFSPGTYIVRVYDVDGQYEAYGIKFQIYVTVGG; encoded by the coding sequence ATGGATAGGACAACTGCACTTGCACTGTTGGGCTTCATAATCGCCACTGGAGTAACGATGGGTCTATACCAAATAAACTTTCAGGGATTCACCCACCTAACCAACTACTCAAAGACGCCTGCCTACTCACTGGCTGGTACTCAATTACTTGAGAATGGTACATTAATACTACACATCACTAGGGTGGCGGGTCCGGACACATACGGTGGATTCATAGTACTCGTACAGGTACTTTACCCAAATGGTACCATAGCTTATGAATGGAACTCAACATACTTAGGTCACATACCCCAATACGACATTATAAACGAGTACGACCTGCCAGGGCATTTAGTGCACTCCGACGGCTTCGCCCTCGTGGTACCACTGGGCCAGTCTGCCATTGTTAAGTTATACGCACCAACAACATTCAGCCCAGGCACCTACATTGTCAGAGTTTACGATGTTGACGGGCAATACGAGGCGTACGGAATTAAGTTCCAGATATACGTAACAGTCGGTGGGTAA
- a CDS encoding PaREP1 family protein encodes MTTIIDVLAAKLNLDPSDTAKAHAELALAMFNEGLGFVDKGDVVQASGRLYKAVEEAIKALAIAKNLDEAREALERGRWTVSLLDDAASKLGDVAERAWAEAYFLHVNGFHEVRIKIDEVERRVKYIRPLIDEVREVIGVK; translated from the coding sequence TTGACTACAATAATAGATGTACTAGCCGCAAAGCTCAACCTAGACCCCTCAGACACCGCTAAGGCTCATGCCGAGTTGGCCTTGGCCATGTTTAATGAGGGCTTGGGTTTCGTTGATAAGGGTGATGTGGTTCAGGCCAGTGGGAGGCTTTATAAGGCTGTGGAGGAGGCCATCAAGGCATTAGCCATTGCCAAGAACCTCGATGAGGCGAGGGAAGCCCTGGAAAGGGGCAGATGGACCGTGAGCCTACTCGATGATGCGGCTTCGAAACTAGGCGATGTGGCGGAGAGGGCATGGGCTGAGGCCTACTTCTTACACGTTAACGGGTTCCACGAGGTTAGGATCAAGATTGATGAGGTTGAGAGGAGGGTTAAGTACATAAGGCCGTTGATTGATGAGGTTAGGGAGGTAATTGGAGTTAAGTAG
- a CDS encoding transposase, which translates to MRDSINKKDGGVRWKLTLFAYRRLQHAVIAKAVEYNVPVVFVDPRDTSNVCPMCGARLNYIHRLAYCLRCGFIGDRDVVGATNIWLRALHAYVGGARVTPKRPRNEQ; encoded by the coding sequence TTGAGGGATTCGATTAATAAGAAAGATGGTGGCGTTAGGTGGAAGCTAACGCTATTCGCCTATAGGAGACTTCAACATGCAGTCATAGCCAAGGCCGTTGAGTACAATGTGCCGGTGGTATTCGTGGATCCCAGGGACACGTCTAACGTCTGCCCAATGTGCGGGGCGAGACTTAACTACATTCACAGACTAGCATACTGCCTAAGATGCGGATTCATAGGCGATAGAGACGTAGTTGGCGCAACAAACATTTGGCTAAGGGCACTGCACGCGTATGTGGGAGGTGCTCGGGTCACCCCTAAACGCCCCCGCAATGAACAATGA
- a CDS encoding nucleotidyltransferase domain-containing protein, whose translation MGKAKSAVGSQVVLLRRAWEFVRRARSRISISEVYVVGSRARGDYTDMSDIDLVIISDDVRGMNQLERRLLLKEFIEPRIEFFIYTTEEWNGEVTAWIRQMRHEAVRLVDLMRTYGINPEQ comes from the coding sequence ATGGGTAAGGCAAAATCTGCAGTAGGGAGTCAAGTCGTCCTGCTTAGGAGGGCTTGGGAATTCGTGAGGAGGGCGAGGTCTAGGATTAGTATTTCCGAGGTTTACGTAGTTGGTTCCAGGGCTAGGGGTGATTACACGGACATGAGCGACATTGACCTAGTGATTATTAGTGATGACGTGAGGGGTATGAATCAGTTGGAGAGGAGGTTGTTGCTTAAGGAATTCATTGAGCCCAGGATTGAATTCTTCATATACACCACTGAGGAGTGGAATGGTGAAGTGACGGCCTGGATAAGGCAGATGAGGCATGAAGCAGTTAGGCTCGTCGACCTAATGAGGACCTACGGCATAAACCCGGAGCAGTGA
- a CDS encoding HEPN domain-containing protein, whose product MEYQKWLAQALRDLRTAENSLNSGDYYACAFWAQQAVEKALKALLISRGKVVKGHDLVELGYIIRDELRIDVSRIMDYLRELTMHYTVSRYTDAANGLPYEVYTEGKARNALEMAREVVEWVRQNLQ is encoded by the coding sequence ATGGAGTACCAAAAATGGCTTGCCCAGGCACTTAGGGACCTGCGCACGGCGGAGAATTCCCTTAATTCTGGCGATTATTATGCCTGCGCATTTTGGGCGCAACAGGCCGTTGAAAAGGCACTAAAGGCTTTGCTTATTTCGAGGGGTAAGGTGGTCAAGGGCCATGATTTGGTGGAGCTCGGCTACATAATTAGGGATGAGCTTCGTATCGATGTATCACGAATAATGGATTACCTTAGGGAGTTGACTATGCATTACACGGTCTCCAGGTACACTGATGCGGCTAATGGGCTACCATACGAAGTATATACTGAGGGTAAGGCTAGGAATGCCCTTGAGATGGCTAGGGAGGTGGTTGAATGGGTAAGGCAAAATCTGCAGTAG
- the tatC gene encoding twin-arginine translocase subunit TatC, whose translation MSEGEDRPPFDRELPFWEHVRELGVRLRRALLVFAIVFVALWLPMPSVHGHNIAQVAIGFFTMEYNPIIAFVFRHYVFNQVISSAKSITCSSNYIVGNSTQPIGIISTTVLGPFVFSVELSMVIALLVTIPVLVYEVYQYVKPALYPHELRAVRTYVWIAMVLFYLGAFIGYYFVFPAFLRISLFWSCLFGFVHLLTTSGFLDTLIATLFFAGFLFETPVAMALLTRVGFITPDALSRNRPYIYFGVLVAISIINPDPTLVSTLLWFIMFIALFEAGYVWSKVIYRNMPKV comes from the coding sequence ATGAGTGAAGGTGAGGATAGGCCGCCATTTGATAGGGAGTTGCCTTTTTGGGAGCATGTTCGTGAGCTTGGGGTTAGGCTTAGGAGGGCTTTGTTGGTCTTCGCAATAGTCTTTGTGGCCCTTTGGCTACCCATGCCTAGTGTTCATGGTCACAACATTGCCCAGGTGGCCATTGGCTTCTTCACCATGGAGTATAACCCAATAATAGCCTTTGTGTTCAGGCATTACGTGTTCAACCAAGTCATCTCCTCAGCTAAATCCATAACCTGCTCCAGCAATTACATTGTTGGTAATTCCACACAACCCATAGGCATAATATCGACCACGGTGCTCGGCCCCTTCGTCTTCAGCGTCGAGCTCAGTATGGTCATAGCACTCCTCGTGACAATACCCGTACTAGTCTATGAAGTCTACCAATATGTTAAACCAGCCCTTTACCCCCATGAGTTAAGGGCTGTTAGGACTTATGTCTGGATAGCCATGGTATTATTCTACTTAGGCGCGTTCATTGGTTATTACTTCGTATTCCCAGCCTTCCTAAGGATAAGCCTATTCTGGAGCTGCCTGTTCGGTTTTGTGCACCTACTCACAACAAGTGGTTTTCTGGACACCTTAATAGCGACACTATTCTTCGCGGGCTTCCTCTTTGAAACACCCGTGGCAATGGCCCTACTCACCCGGGTGGGCTTTATAACACCCGATGCACTCTCAAGGAATAGGCCCTACATTTACTTCGGGGTCCTCGTAGCCATATCCATAATAAACCCAGACCCAACACTGGTGAGCACACTACTATGGTTCATAATGTTCATAGCACTATTCGAGGCGGGGTACGTATGGAGTAAGGTAATATATAGGAACATGCCTAAGGTGTAG
- a CDS encoding winged helix-turn-helix domain-containing protein — MIDMSVSVRFRVWVEVGGRHVIGPGGYEILKAIDEVGSISGAARKLGMSYRFIWNYIDRMEKMLGVKLVDAWKGGRGRGGAKLTPEGQALLQYYEEILKEMNEIANKWAQQLMERLKNMSEEDQ; from the coding sequence ATGATTGACATGAGCGTGAGTGTTAGGTTTAGGGTTTGGGTTGAGGTTGGTGGTAGGCATGTTATTGGTCCTGGTGGTTATGAGATTCTTAAGGCTATTGATGAGGTTGGTTCCATAAGTGGTGCCGCCCGTAAATTGGGCATGTCTTACCGCTTCATCTGGAATTACATTGATAGGATGGAGAAGATGCTTGGCGTTAAGTTGGTTGATGCATGGAAGGGAGGTAGGGGAAGGGGTGGAGCAAAACTAACACCAGAAGGACAAGCCCTACTACAATACTACGAAGAAATACTCAAGGAAATGAACGAAATAGCGAACAAATGGGCACAACAACTAATGGAAAGGCTAAAGAACATGAGTGAGGAAGATCAATAA
- a CDS encoding DNA replication protein DnaD, producing the protein MHVYLILDGQTGLLIFLFLLILIAWKPEALPRIARELGRWYNWARRSMEDFMREVNEPINETKVSINNATLDIKKTINEAIDPDLLRIAKALNINTQGRSRQEVIDEIMKKLSSNDK; encoded by the coding sequence ATGCATGTCTACCTAATCCTCGACGGTCAAACAGGCCTATTGATCTTCCTATTCCTACTAATCCTAATCGCCTGGAAACCAGAGGCACTACCAAGGATTGCCAGGGAGTTGGGTAGGTGGTATAACTGGGCCAGGAGGTCCATGGAGGACTTCATGAGAGAAGTTAATGAGCCTATTAATGAGACAAAGGTATCAATAAACAATGCCACCTTGGATATAAAAAAGACAATAAACGAGGCAATAGACCCAGACCTACTCAGGATAGCCAAGGCCCTTAATATAAATACCCAGGGAAGGTCTAGGCAGGAGGTAATAGATGAAATAATGAAGAAGCTATCAAGTAATGATAAATAA
- a CDS encoding Sec-independent protein translocase subunit TatA/TatB, producing MGVLLFIDTQTLILIIIAFIVLVIWGPSKIPQLARSLGQSIREFRRGAAENEPEPELIEVAKKLGIDPSGKSRDELLAEINKALGQQRNGPATTKASVDPKVLEIAEKLGIDTRGKSEEDLIKEINWRMSNK from the coding sequence ATGGGCGTACTACTATTCATTGATACTCAGACCTTGATTTTAATCATCATAGCTTTTATTGTCCTCGTTATTTGGGGGCCGAGTAAGATTCCCCAGTTGGCCAGGAGCCTTGGTCAGTCCATTAGGGAGTTTAGGCGTGGTGCCGCTGAGAATGAGCCGGAGCCTGAGCTCATTGAGGTTGCCAAGAAGCTTGGTATTGACCCAAGTGGGAAGAGTAGGGATGAGTTGCTTGCGGAGATTAATAAGGCCCTTGGTCAGCAGAGGAATGGGCCTGCAACCACAAAGGCCAGTGTTGATCCCAAGGTTCTTGAGATCGCTGAAAAACTGGGTATTGATACCAGGGGTAAGTCTGAGGAGGATTTGATTAAGGAGATTAATTGGAGGATGAGTAATAAGTGA
- a CDS encoding peroxiredoxin has product MPITIPSIGEKFPELNVMTTHGPMKLPDAFKGKWFILFSHPGDFTPVCTTEFVSFAKHYDDFKKLNTELIGLSVDTDISHIEWVQWIEKTLGVKIPFPIIADPLGNVSRALGMLHAESSTNTVRTVFIVDDKATIRTILYYPLELGRNIPEILRVIRSLQLIDKYGVVMPANWPYNEVIGENVLNPPPHNVEEAPKRLQQYKGFAWWLTYRELPKEEVEETKRVIKIRIE; this is encoded by the coding sequence ATGCCAATAACAATCCCGTCAATAGGGGAAAAATTCCCTGAGCTAAACGTAATGACAACTCATGGACCAATGAAACTACCAGATGCCTTCAAGGGTAAGTGGTTTATACTCTTTAGCCATCCAGGCGACTTCACGCCGGTGTGTACCACGGAGTTCGTGAGCTTCGCTAAGCACTATGACGACTTCAAGAAGCTAAATACAGAGTTAATAGGCTTAAGCGTTGATACTGATATCAGCCACATTGAGTGGGTACAGTGGATTGAGAAGACACTCGGCGTTAAGATACCATTCCCAATAATTGCTGATCCGCTGGGTAACGTCTCAAGGGCTCTCGGCATGTTACATGCAGAGTCTAGCACAAATACTGTTAGGACTGTCTTTATAGTTGATGATAAGGCGACGATAAGGACAATACTATACTACCCACTGGAGCTTGGTAGGAATATACCAGAGATACTCAGGGTAATTAGGTCGTTACAACTCATTGATAAGTATGGCGTTGTTATGCCAGCGAACTGGCCGTACAATGAGGTAATCGGCGAAAATGTGCTGAATCCACCACCGCATAATGTCGAGGAGGCTCCAAAGAGGCTCCAGCAGTACAAGGGCTTCGCTTGGTGGTTGACTTACAGGGAGTTGCCTAAGGAGGAGGTTGAGGAGACCAAGAGGGTTATTAAGATTAGGATTGAGTAA
- a CDS encoding aconitase X swivel domain-containing protein has product MKFKGETLFGSGTIDGELITYKEPLSFLGDVDGKSGIIKTINVNIAGKVLAIPSSRGSTVGPYVMYQLSKYGKAPLVILSVKADTMLIIGAVMAQIPIMTNLPKEILNIRSGVAVHVDLDRGEVYVNEP; this is encoded by the coding sequence ATGAAGTTTAAGGGAGAGACCTTATTCGGTAGTGGGACTATTGATGGTGAATTAATTACCTACAAGGAGCCTCTTTCGTTCCTCGGTGATGTTGATGGAAAAAGCGGCATCATAAAAACTATAAACGTCAACATAGCAGGTAAGGTACTGGCGATACCTAGTTCGAGAGGCTCAACGGTTGGCCCCTACGTAATGTACCAACTAAGCAAGTACGGCAAGGCGCCACTGGTAATACTAAGTGTTAAGGCAGATACCATGCTGATAATTGGCGCCGTCATGGCGCAGATACCAATAATGACTAACCTGCCCAAGGAAATCCTAAACATAAGGAGTGGAGTCGCGGTACATGTTGATTTGGATAGGGGTGAGGTTTATGTCAATGAGCCCTGA
- a CDS encoding N-glycosylase/DNA lyase, producing MGIAKENVKERIALILRELGIEWVRRFEERDPQFLSISRLCNGLNNDIGVTLRLTVLNALISYQLTGKGEDHWDYFANYFIRNRPSDLCNDFIGYVMNSKYLARYRSSRIRRIRNACPRLTNLDAGKYLHDLTSLWRFLSSVVNAHGNEKTVVFAVKIAYYVDRACGLDVNVPMDIPIPVDYRVTVITICSGLIPIASNSLNARQLAGEIMVRRRQEIQDVWNEVGRLSGIPPLNLDSVIWVLGGLLINSSFEMNKAINGLSGLGIRDKRVNELLYLLGGRCINR from the coding sequence ATGGGTATTGCTAAGGAGAATGTCAAGGAGAGAATTGCATTAATACTGCGTGAGCTTGGTATTGAATGGGTTAGGAGGTTTGAGGAAAGGGATCCTCAGTTTCTATCGATATCGAGACTCTGCAATGGGTTAAATAATGACATTGGCGTCACCCTAAGGCTTACGGTTCTCAATGCACTAATTAGTTATCAATTGACTGGTAAGGGTGAGGATCACTGGGATTACTTCGCCAATTACTTCATTAGAAATAGACCAAGTGATCTATGCAATGACTTTATCGGCTATGTAATGAATAGTAAGTACCTGGCTAGATATAGGAGTTCAAGAATTAGGAGGATTAGGAATGCTTGTCCTCGATTAACCAATCTAGATGCAGGTAAATACCTGCATGACTTGACGTCACTATGGAGATTCCTTTCAAGCGTTGTTAATGCTCATGGTAATGAGAAGACTGTGGTCTTCGCCGTGAAGATAGCCTACTACGTGGATAGGGCTTGCGGCCTTGATGTTAATGTGCCCATGGATATCCCAATACCCGTTGATTATAGGGTTACCGTAATAACAATATGCAGTGGATTAATACCCATCGCAAGTAATTCACTTAATGCGCGACAACTGGCTGGGGAGATTATGGTTAGGCGCAGGCAAGAGATACAGGATGTATGGAATGAGGTAGGTAGACTCAGTGGCATACCACCCCTTAACCTAGACTCAGTGATTTGGGTGCTTGGGGGCTTGTTAATAAATTCCTCATTCGAAATGAACAAGGCAATTAATGGGTTAAGTGGGCTTGGCATCCGTGATAAGAGAGTCAATGAGTTGCTTTACTTATTGGGCGGCCGGTGCATTAATAGGTAG
- a CDS encoding site-2 protease family protein, with the protein MQYLGLIAVIAAWFIIVGVVYLLRFLGVKVPIKIYYGVFIMLRDEELVKDIIAPLGNLLRRVPSWLVITLTVGLFLISMFVIVPIPLTIMSVNAWGLPSMLYLMVRNLVLMAVAVVHRLSPIEAVEKGFTPLAPLIPGVTVSLYTFIYIIVAIGIGILLHELAHGAVSSRYGIRIKSGGAFALLFLAFGGFVEIDEEELRKMSLPIRLTVYSSGVFMNIILAYIAAALVGLALLSPQLTQGLLGTTIVYTVNSTDIALKSGYIITAVNGHPIASVYTLISILSSVNASNVTVTALNPINGAIVSEVLSTKNLTMELLGYSALYVSPWGVVVESRSFYNLMFWIYTLNLTLALLNAFPAYPLDGGQFLDAILASVIKDQALRSKVMIGLSVVLWSLIGLTLYYTLITGLYRLI; encoded by the coding sequence GTGCAGTACCTTGGTTTAATAGCAGTGATTGCGGCTTGGTTCATAATCGTTGGTGTAGTATACCTCCTGAGATTCCTTGGTGTTAAGGTGCCCATCAAGATATACTATGGAGTATTCATAATGCTTAGAGATGAGGAGTTGGTAAAGGATATCATAGCACCTCTCGGTAACTTACTACGTAGGGTACCGAGTTGGTTAGTGATCACGCTAACAGTTGGGCTTTTCCTGATTTCCATGTTTGTAATTGTCCCTATACCATTAACAATAATGAGTGTTAATGCGTGGGGATTACCATCAATGCTCTACCTAATGGTTAGGAACTTGGTACTAATGGCTGTGGCTGTTGTACATAGATTAAGCCCAATTGAGGCCGTGGAAAAGGGATTCACACCACTGGCACCATTGATACCTGGCGTTACAGTGTCGCTTTATACATTCATCTACATAATAGTGGCCATAGGAATTGGTATCCTTCTCCATGAGCTTGCCCATGGCGCCGTATCATCACGGTACGGAATAAGAATAAAGTCAGGAGGCGCCTTTGCACTACTATTCCTAGCCTTTGGCGGCTTTGTTGAGATTGATGAAGAGGAGTTGAGGAAGATGAGCTTGCCCATTAGACTTACGGTATACTCTAGCGGAGTTTTCATGAACATAATCCTCGCATACATCGCAGCTGCCCTTGTGGGGCTTGCATTACTTAGTCCACAACTGACCCAGGGCCTTTTGGGGACCACCATTGTTTACACGGTTAATTCCACAGATATAGCTCTTAAGAGCGGTTACATAATAACCGCGGTAAATGGACACCCCATAGCCAGCGTATATACCTTAATCTCTATATTAAGTTCAGTAAACGCAAGTAACGTGACTGTGACTGCGCTGAATCCAATAAACGGAGCCATAGTTAGTGAAGTTCTAAGTACTAAAAACCTCACAATGGAGCTACTGGGTTATTCAGCCCTATATGTGAGTCCGTGGGGTGTAGTTGTCGAGAGCAGGTCCTTCTATAACCTAATGTTTTGGATATACACGCTGAATCTGACGCTGGCTTTACTTAATGCCTTCCCAGCATATCCACTCGATGGCGGGCAGTTTCTAGATGCAATATTAGCCAGCGTAATAAAAGACCAGGCATTAAGGAGCAAGGTAATGATTGGATTGTCGGTGGTCCTGTGGTCATTAATAGGATTGACACTTTACTACACACTAATAACTGGGCTATACAGGTTAATTTAA
- a CDS encoding DUF2208 family protein gives MFTQQNSTRGKVLRYLWPIIFTIVFAVVGAWGNIAHETSITYVIVIAYLAIFFGIVIVMGIRSTRTRFREIEEYMKVSKTGAVEKLTRDDFMKAMEKDPEYMQETNKFVKSQMKNMVVLMVVLIGLLMLYTYVLSGPFISLAKYISNTVNIGYYLKPWFTQTIEEANLFYAYFIDYLIYFGVFFVLMYVIFRVMRMPFMTTSVQISNFPYTINKELIIFKDAMLIDGMYLLKSPIPVKQVIINEKRRFVEFELVKPLPGFPYSKIRIYHKSPRELWDKAMKNLFRVESENK, from the coding sequence ATGTTCACTCAACAAAATAGTACACGGGGTAAGGTACTTAGGTACCTATGGCCGATAATATTCACAATAGTATTTGCAGTGGTGGGTGCCTGGGGTAACATAGCCCATGAAACATCGATAACATACGTAATAGTGATCGCCTACCTAGCAATATTCTTCGGGATAGTCATAGTAATGGGTATTAGGAGCACCAGGACCAGGTTTAGGGAGATCGAGGAATACATGAAGGTTAGCAAGACGGGTGCCGTAGAGAAATTAACACGTGATGATTTCATGAAGGCCATGGAGAAGGATCCTGAGTACATGCAGGAAACAAACAAGTTTGTTAAGTCACAGATGAAGAACATGGTGGTACTTATGGTGGTTCTAATAGGACTATTGATGCTCTATACGTATGTGCTTTCGGGGCCATTCATATCACTGGCTAAGTACATCTCGAATACGGTAAACATTGGTTATTACCTAAAGCCTTGGTTTACACAAACCATTGAGGAAGCCAACCTTTTCTATGCATACTTCATTGACTACCTAATATACTTCGGTGTATTCTTTGTACTTATGTACGTTATATTCAGGGTCATGAGGATGCCCTTCATGACAACCAGCGTACAGATATCTAACTTCCCATACACAATAAATAAGGAATTAATAATCTTCAAGGATGCAATGCTTATAGACGGCATGTACCTGCTCAAATCACCAATACCTGTCAAGCAGGTAATAATTAATGAGAAGAGGAGATTCGTGGAATTTGAGCTCGTAAAACCACTGCCTGGTTTTCCATATAGCAAGATAAGGATTTATCACAAGTCGCCCAGGGAATTATGGGACAAAGCCATGAAGAATTTATTCAGAGTTGAAAGCGAGAATAAATAA
- the rpl12p gene encoding 50S ribosomal protein P1 has product MEYVYAALLLHYGKQPISEENVVKVLQAAGIQVDEVRVKALVAALKEVNIDEAIKAAVAMPVAAASAATSGSAAAGGEQKAETKAEEKKAEEKKEGPSEEEIAAGLSSLFG; this is encoded by the coding sequence ATGGAATACGTATATGCGGCATTACTATTGCACTACGGTAAACAACCCATTAGCGAGGAGAATGTGGTTAAGGTTCTACAGGCAGCTGGGATACAGGTTGATGAGGTTAGGGTTAAGGCGCTTGTGGCTGCGTTGAAGGAGGTTAATATTGATGAGGCTATAAAGGCTGCAGTGGCGATGCCCGTAGCGGCCGCCTCAGCGGCAACATCAGGTAGTGCCGCAGCTGGTGGTGAGCAGAAGGCTGAGACTAAGGCGGAGGAGAAGAAAGCTGAGGAAAAGAAGGAGGGCCCCAGTGAAGAGGAGATTGCTGCTGGTTTATCAAGTCTGTTTGGTTGA
- a CDS encoding enoyl-CoA hydratase/isomerase family protein, with protein sequence MYSGSGWLVRVNNGIAEVIINRPPLNLITLEMRRDLGRIINELEQDSNVRVVIFEGSGDKAFSAGGDVTEFLNTTPNELIDWGRTIEAVENLSKPTIALLRGYVLGAGTELALACDIRVGTPDVEIGLPEIRLGMVPASGGLTRIVKALGPLRTKYHLLLGTRIKANEALQYGLLHEVVELPKIHERVREIARDLMSLSPLAVKALKGAIRLIQDSPMEVGFDIERKTFALLRYSQDFQEGIKAFKEKRQPKF encoded by the coding sequence ATGTACTCAGGCAGTGGTTGGTTGGTAAGGGTCAACAATGGTATTGCTGAGGTCATAATAAATAGGCCGCCATTGAACTTGATAACGCTTGAGATGAGGAGGGACCTGGGTAGGATAATCAATGAGTTGGAGCAGGACAGTAACGTGAGGGTCGTGATTTTCGAGGGCAGTGGTGATAAGGCATTTAGTGCCGGTGGTGATGTTACGGAATTCCTAAACACCACACCCAACGAATTAATTGACTGGGGTAGGACAATAGAGGCTGTAGAGAACCTCAGCAAACCAACGATAGCCCTCCTCAGGGGTTACGTACTTGGCGCAGGCACTGAATTAGCCCTCGCCTGCGACATTAGGGTCGGCACACCAGACGTGGAGATAGGGCTTCCCGAGATCAGGCTTGGCATGGTACCAGCAAGCGGCGGTTTAACAAGGATTGTTAAGGCACTCGGTCCACTCCGCACAAAATACCACTTACTCCTTGGTACGAGGATTAAAGCGAATGAGGCGTTACAGTATGGCTTGTTGCATGAGGTTGTCGAGCTGCCTAAAATTCACGAGAGAGTCAGGGAGATAGCCAGGGACTTAATGTCATTATCGCCACTGGCAGTTAAGGCGTTGAAGGGGGCTATTAGGCTTATTCAGGACTCACCAATGGAGGTGGGTTTTGACATCGAGAGAAAAACCTTTGCGCTGCTGCGATATAGCCAGGATTTCCAGGAGGGCATTAAGGCGTTTAAGGAGAAGAGGCAACCCAAGTTCTAG